One window from the genome of Brooklawnia cerclae encodes:
- a CDS encoding PH domain-containing protein: MSSPADVFAPPGVTWTPVSPRYGALRRLSTAAGWIVVVAVAVVPTALAAPGWIAWVLGAVGLAVIVWRVARQGAIARSWGFAERDTDLYIRHGIWIRRLTVVPYGRMQAVEVSSGPLDRAFGLSDVKLVTASAQSDAHIPGLEPDDAAALRDRLTLRGETQAAGL, from the coding sequence ATGTCCTCCCCCGCCGACGTGTTCGCGCCACCGGGAGTCACGTGGACGCCGGTGTCCCCGCGCTACGGCGCACTTCGCAGACTCTCCACCGCCGCGGGCTGGATCGTCGTCGTGGCTGTCGCCGTCGTCCCCACGGCGCTGGCGGCACCGGGATGGATCGCCTGGGTGCTGGGAGCGGTCGGACTGGCCGTGATCGTCTGGCGAGTCGCCCGACAGGGAGCCATCGCCCGCTCGTGGGGCTTCGCCGAGCGCGACACCGACCTGTACATCAGGCACGGCATCTGGATCCGGCGGCTGACCGTCGTCCCCTATGGACGCATGCAGGCGGTCGAGGTGTCGTCCGGCCCTCTCGACCGGGCATTCGGCCTGTCCGACGTGAAGCTCGTCACCGCCTCAGCACAGTCGGACGCCCACATCCCCGGCCTCGAACCCGACGATGCCGCAGCCCTGCGCGACCGCCTGACGCTACGGGGCGAGACGCAGGCGGCAGGGCTGTGA
- a CDS encoding DUF1707 SHOCT-like domain-containing protein yields the protein MTHDPETSEPSFRQPPAEQSLIRVSDADREATVDVIRNAFREGRLTSEETEDRLDRTLVARTQPELDELVRDIVPIQDTHHADADEITLRPDNGARLPTSYISSQVSAILSSKERKGNWVVPAQLTVNAVMGSVKLDLREAFFESSEVVIKLSAVMSDLKIWIPDGAEVVDDCTSIMSDFKVKGIRPAVVGAPRIIVEGFHLMSDIVVRGGNHITLGDRIKGKF from the coding sequence ATGACGCACGACCCCGAGACCTCCGAGCCGAGCTTCCGGCAGCCTCCCGCGGAGCAGTCACTGATCCGCGTCTCCGACGCCGACCGGGAGGCGACCGTCGACGTCATCCGCAACGCCTTCCGAGAGGGCCGGCTCACCTCCGAGGAGACGGAGGACCGCCTCGACCGGACGCTCGTCGCCCGCACGCAGCCCGAGTTGGACGAGCTCGTCCGCGACATCGTCCCCATCCAGGACACCCACCACGCCGACGCCGACGAGATCACCCTGCGTCCCGACAACGGCGCACGGCTGCCCACCAGCTACATCAGCAGCCAGGTGTCGGCCATCCTCAGTTCAAAGGAACGCAAGGGGAACTGGGTCGTCCCGGCGCAGCTGACCGTCAACGCCGTCATGGGCAGCGTCAAGCTCGACCTGCGGGAGGCGTTCTTCGAGTCCAGCGAGGTCGTGATCAAGCTGAGCGCGGTGATGAGCGACCTGAAGATCTGGATCCCGGACGGCGCCGAGGTCGTCGACGACTGCACCTCGATCATGAGCGATTTCAAGGTCAAGGGGATCCGCCCGGCCGTCGTCGGTGCCCCCCGGATCATCGTCGAGGGATTCCACCTGATGAGCGACATCGTCGTCCGCGGCGGCAACCACATCACCCTCGGCGATCGGATCAAGGGCAAGTTCTGA
- the tpx gene encoding thiol peroxidase, with translation MATVTRRSNPVHTSGDLPAVGQPAPAFELVGGDLAPITLDQFAGKRVVLNIFPSLDTSVCATSVRTFNELAAGLDNTVVVSVSKDLPFAQSRFCVNEGIDDVVSASAFRSTFGEDYGVTLLDGDLKGLLTRAVVVLDGNGTVTYTQLVPEIGTEPDYDAAVAALG, from the coding sequence ATGGCAACCGTGACCCGTCGCTCCAACCCCGTCCACACATCCGGCGATCTTCCTGCCGTCGGCCAGCCCGCTCCCGCCTTCGAACTCGTCGGAGGCGACCTCGCACCCATCACGCTCGACCAGTTCGCGGGCAAGCGTGTCGTCCTCAACATCTTCCCGAGCCTCGACACCAGCGTGTGCGCCACCAGCGTCCGCACGTTCAACGAACTCGCCGCCGGCCTCGACAACACCGTCGTGGTCTCCGTGAGCAAGGATCTGCCCTTCGCCCAGAGCCGCTTCTGCGTCAACGAGGGCATCGACGACGTCGTCAGCGCCTCCGCCTTCCGCTCGACTTTCGGCGAGGACTACGGCGTCACGCTCCTCGACGGCGACCTCAAGGGGCTGCTGACCCGGGCGGTGGTCGTCCTCGACGGGAACGGAACCGTCACCTACACCCAGCTGGTCCCCGAGATCGGTACCGAGCCGGACTACGACGCAGCCGTCGCCGCGCTGGGCTGA
- a CDS encoding helix-turn-helix transcriptional regulator, with protein sequence MRNRLPDARARQGWSQQRLADEVGVSRQTIISVEKGRYDPSLPLAFRLAGAFGCRIEELFEPDEE encoded by the coding sequence ATGCGCAACCGGCTGCCGGACGCTCGCGCCCGGCAGGGCTGGTCACAGCAAAGACTCGCGGACGAGGTCGGGGTCTCGCGTCAGACGATCATCTCGGTCGAGAAGGGACGCTACGATCCCTCGCTGCCGCTGGCCTTCCGGCTTGCCGGGGCCTTCGGCTGCCGGATCGAGGAGCTGTTCGAACCGGACGAGGAGTGA
- a CDS encoding Nramp family divalent metal transporter, giving the protein MSDDVHLMADETILDAKDPYALTKDKIKDPPKGWGPSLRFLGPGMVTSAAVVGSGELLTATTLGAKVGFILLWLVFVSTFVKVGVQIELARWSISTGEPSVAGYNRVPPFIAKRGWISWVGLLNFTQVVIGQGGVLAAAALALSMIVPINGDPFSTLSLSFWVVVIVVGVIAIHLSNRYGIVERIATALVLIVTVATIVMVFGIEFTPFAWSAGDIGSGLTFQVAAGSMGIALGMFGFTGVGGGEITQYTYWCVEKGYAAWTGPNDGSEEWAERARGWIAVMKKDAWVSWAIYTVSTAAFYILGASVLHPQGLEPSGNEVLEVISKMFTDTVGEWSKVVFLLLAALALIKTLLANVPGFSRQVSNTLAVFGVFDWKNVHSRNVWMRGLIVGLPIIWGAFAIALKAPLTMVLTAGILNSVFLMTIVIAVVYLSRKETDPRVRDGKVFTTYLYVSGIAVFMVGVLSLIDAL; this is encoded by the coding sequence GTGTCCGATGACGTGCACCTCATGGCGGATGAGACGATCCTTGATGCGAAGGATCCCTATGCGCTGACGAAGGACAAGATCAAGGATCCACCCAAGGGGTGGGGCCCGAGCCTGCGGTTCCTGGGCCCCGGCATGGTGACGAGTGCGGCGGTGGTCGGCTCGGGCGAGTTGCTCACCGCCACGACGCTGGGGGCCAAGGTCGGGTTCATCCTCCTGTGGCTGGTGTTCGTCTCGACCTTCGTGAAGGTGGGGGTCCAGATCGAGTTGGCTCGCTGGTCGATCTCGACCGGCGAACCGTCGGTCGCCGGCTACAACCGGGTTCCTCCCTTCATCGCCAAGCGGGGATGGATCAGCTGGGTTGGGCTGCTCAACTTCACCCAGGTGGTGATCGGTCAAGGCGGGGTCCTCGCCGCGGCCGCCCTCGCCCTCTCGATGATCGTGCCCATCAACGGAGACCCCTTCTCGACCCTGTCGCTGAGCTTCTGGGTCGTCGTGATCGTCGTCGGCGTCATAGCGATCCACCTGTCCAACAGGTACGGGATCGTGGAACGAATCGCGACGGCGCTCGTCCTGATCGTGACCGTGGCCACCATCGTCATGGTGTTCGGTATCGAGTTCACCCCGTTCGCCTGGTCGGCGGGCGACATCGGCTCGGGACTGACGTTCCAGGTCGCGGCCGGCTCGATGGGCATCGCCCTCGGGATGTTCGGCTTCACAGGCGTCGGTGGTGGCGAGATCACCCAGTACACCTACTGGTGCGTCGAGAAGGGGTACGCGGCCTGGACCGGCCCGAACGACGGATCCGAGGAGTGGGCCGAGCGTGCGCGCGGCTGGATCGCCGTCATGAAGAAGGATGCCTGGGTGTCCTGGGCGATCTACACGGTCTCGACTGCGGCGTTCTACATCCTCGGCGCGTCCGTGCTCCATCCGCAGGGCCTGGAGCCTTCGGGCAACGAGGTGCTCGAGGTGATCTCGAAGATGTTCACGGACACGGTGGGTGAGTGGAGCAAGGTCGTCTTCCTGCTGCTCGCCGCGCTGGCCCTGATCAAGACCCTTCTGGCGAACGTGCCGGGCTTCTCGCGGCAGGTCTCGAACACCTTGGCCGTCTTCGGTGTGTTCGACTGGAAGAACGTGCACAGCCGCAACGTATGGATGCGGGGCCTGATCGTGGGCCTGCCCATCATCTGGGGGGCCTTCGCGATCGCGCTCAAGGCGCCCCTGACCATGGTGCTGACGGCGGGCATCTTGAACTCGGTCTTCCTGATGACCATCGTGATCGCGGTGGTCTACCTGTCCCGCAAGGAGACGGATCCGAGAGTGCGTGACGGGAAGGTGTTCACCACCTACCTCTACGTCTCGGGCATCGCGGTCTTCATGGTCGGGGTGCTTTCCCTGATAGACGCGCTGTGA